The DNA window CGTCATCGGGATATCGACGCCGCAATGACTCAAGCTCTTTGTTCAGAGCGTCCATGTCTGAACCGGGCGGACTCGGGTCGTTTTCGGCTGTCATGGTCGCTCCCCGGAAATTCGCCGAAACAAGGGTACGCCCAACGAGAGTCGGCGGAGCCCAAGCTCATGTTGCGGCATTCACGGAAGCCGCTGAACCCACTCTCTGAACTCCACGAGCACGACCAGATCGACCTCATCCTCAAGTCGTCGAACCCAGCCCCAGAGTGTCGACGGCATTAGAAAAGGAAAGGATAAACTTCGTTCGGCGGGGCGGTACTTACCGTCGTCCGCGAGATGTAGACACTCGATGCCATCAAAGGTCACGCGCCAAAGCTCAGGTACGCCTAGCGCGGAATAGATCGGCTCCCGAGCAACTGAGCGACTGGTGATGTCTACCTCAATCGCCAAGTCGGGGGCAGGATGAATCTTTGGATCAAATGGTCCGCGAATGCCGCGGATCGCAGGGGCGTTAGCAATGTAGTAGGACTTGTCGGGCTCCAGGCCTCCGGTCTTCACCTCGTCATGGAACGTCGTGCTTCCCAGCGGGACGATCGGTACGCGCCTTTCGAGACTCATCAACTCAATAAGGCGTCCCAGGAGTTCTGCGAACGATTCATGCTCCGCCAGCGGCGACATGATCTCAAGCCTCCCACGGTCGAACGTTAGCTTGACGCTTGGCCTTGATTCGAACTCGGCAAGGAGTTCTTCGTACTTTGACCATGAGACGCGGTCCAGGAGTACATGCTCGACACTGTCGACGGGAATGAGCAGGGTGCTGTCGCTCATGATCTTCAGATTGTATCACGGCAATTCGAGCCCGCACGCAACCAGTCCTCACACATCCAGTTCATCCGCCTCTTCCGCCCGTTCCATGATGAACCGGAACCGGGCCGACGCGTCCTTGCCCATTAACTCGTTGATCACCCGATCCGTCGCGAGCGCATCAGAGATCTCGACCCGCAGCAATCGCCGCGTTTTGGGGTTCAGCGTGGTTTCCCACAGCACCTTGGGCATCATCTCGCCCAGCCCTTTAAACCGCGTGATCTCGGTCTTTGAATTGCTCTTGGCGTGCTTGGCGAGAATGCGCGCCTTGTCGGCGTCGTCGGCGGCCCAGTGCGTTTCCTTGCCGATATCCACACGGTACAGCGGCGGCAGGGCGATGAATACTCTCCCGGCGTCGATCAACTGCCGCATGTGGCGGTAAACAAACGTCAGCAGCAGCGTAGTGATGTGGTGCCCGTCACTGTCGGCATCGGCCAGCAGGATGAGCCGCTGATACCGCAGCTTCGTCGGATCGCATTCCATACCGGCACCGCAGCCCAGGGCCGTGACCAGATCGGCGATTTCGCGGTTCTCCAGCACCTTGGCGAGCGACGTGCCTTCGGTGTTCAGCACCTTGCCGCGCAGGGGAAGGATTGCCTGCAGGTTGCGGTCGCGGCCCTGCTTGGCACTGCCGCCGGCGCTGTCGCCTTCGACGATAAACAGTTCACTTTCGGCCCGGTTGCTGCTGGAGCAATCCGCCAGCTTGCCCGGCAGGTTCAGCCGCCCGCCGGTGGCGGTCTTCCGGCTGATGCTCGCGCTGGCCGCCCGGCTCGCCTCGCGCGCCCGCGCTGCGATGATGATCCGGTTGATGATGGTCTCGGCGACCGTCCGGTTGTTGTTCAGCCACTGCTCCAGCACCGGCCGCACGGCACCATCGACGATCGACTGCACCTCGGGGTTGTTCAGCCGCTCCTTGGTCTGCCCCTGGAACTGCGGGTCTTCCACGAACACGCTGAGCACGCCGATGACGCCTTCGCGGATGTCCTCGGCGGCGAGCGTCACGCCGCGGGGCGTCAGATTGTGCGTTTCGATGAAGTTGCGGATCGCCTTCAAAACGCCCGCCCGCAGGCCGTTCTCGTGCGTGCCGCCATTGCTGGTGGGAATGCCGTTGGCGTAGCTCTTGACCAGCTCCTCGGTCGACTCCGTCCACGCAAAGCACATCTCCATCCGGATGCCGTTCTGCTTCTCGAGGATGAACGGCTGCTCGTGGACCGGCTTGGCGTTTTTCTCGCCGACAATCTTCCGCATGAACGCGAGAATGCCGTCTTCGTGGTGGAAGACTTCCCGCTTGCCCTTGGTCTCGTCGATCCAGATGACCTTCAGGCCCTTGTGAATGTAGCTCGCCACTTCCAGGCGTTCGCGAATCGTGTCGCCGTTGAATTCAGTCCGCGGGAAGATCTGCGGATCGGGGTGGAAGAAGATCTGCGTGCCGGTGCCGCGGGCGGGGCCGAGTTTCTTCAGCTTGCCGGTCGCCTTGCCGCCGCTGAACTCCATCTGCCATTCGGCACCGTCGCGCTTGATGGTGGCGACGAGCTTCTTCGAAAGTGCGTTGACGACCGATGCGCCCACGCCGTGCAGACCGCCGGACGTCTTGTAGTTGCCTTTGCTACTGTTATCGAACTTCCCGCCGGCGTGCAGGGTGCAAAGGATGATTTCCAGCGCCGGCTTCTTATGGGTCGGGTGGTTGTCCACCGGAATGCCCCGGCCGTTGTCGGAGACGGTAATGCTCGCACCGTCCTTGTGCAGGGTCACTTCAATCTGGTCGGCGTGGCCGTTCATCGCCTCGTCGACCGAGTTGTCGAAGATTTCCCAGACGAGGTGGTGCAGCCCGGAAGATCCCGTCCCGCCGATGTACATGCCCGGGCGC is part of the Humisphaera borealis genome and encodes:
- a CDS encoding Uma2 family endonuclease; this encodes MSDSTLLIPVDSVEHVLLDRVSWSKYEELLAEFESRPSVKLTFDRGRLEIMSPLAEHESFAELLGRLIELMSLERRVPIVPLGSTTFHDEVKTGGLEPDKSYYIANAPAIRGIRGPFDPKIHPAPDLAIEVDITSRSVAREPIYSALGVPELWRVTFDGIECLHLADDGKYRPAERSLSFPFLMPSTLWGWVRRLEDEVDLVVLVEFREWVQRLP
- a CDS encoding DNA gyrase/topoisomerase IV subunit B, whose protein sequence is MTTTAYNASSITVLEGLDPVRKRPGMYIGGTGSSGLHHLVWEIFDNSVDEAMNGHADQIEVTLHKDGASITVSDNGRGIPVDNHPTHKKPALEIILCTLHAGGKFDNSSKGNYKTSGGLHGVGASVVNALSKKLVATIKRDGAEWQMEFSGGKATGKLKKLGPARGTGTQIFFHPDPQIFPRTEFNGDTIRERLEVASYIHKGLKVIWIDETKGKREVFHHEDGILAFMRKIVGEKNAKPVHEQPFILEKQNGIRMEMCFAWTESTEELVKSYANGIPTSNGGTHENGLRAGVLKAIRNFIETHNLTPRGVTLAAEDIREGVIGVLSVFVEDPQFQGQTKERLNNPEVQSIVDGAVRPVLEQWLNNNRTVAETIINRIIIAARAREASRAASASISRKTATGGRLNLPGKLADCSSSNRAESELFIVEGDSAGGSAKQGRDRNLQAILPLRGKVLNTEGTSLAKVLENREIADLVTALGCGAGMECDPTKLRYQRLILLADADSDGHHITTLLLTFVYRHMRQLIDAGRVFIALPPLYRVDIGKETHWAADDADKARILAKHAKSNSKTEITRFKGLGEMMPKVLWETTLNPKTRRLLRVEISDALATDRVINELMGKDASARFRFIMERAEEADELDV